The following are from one region of the Lepeophtheirus salmonis chromosome 8, UVic_Lsal_1.4, whole genome shotgun sequence genome:
- the LOC121123086 gene encoding uncharacterized protein: protein MADKTGYDMFVIEQYLKAKIHFPREHHPTLMIRLREHYCPLLWVREENMSHYMELATKANTTQIALAPILDSINRLKLIDVDPNDRYEKIELVDNDVPDNFFYSLEEDDKKNIPKLQMDDDDQKSEIGSGSMPGSPSVEDIVDLKPNIEELNIESNISN from the exons atggcgGATAAAACAGGCTACGACATGTTTGTGATTGAGCAGTATTTGAAGGCTAAAATCCACTTTCCACG AGAGCATCATCCTACTTTAATGATACGTCTTCGAGAACATTATTGTCCCTTGCTATGGGTCAGGGAAGAAAATATGAGTCATTATATGGAATTAGCAACAAAAGCAAACACAACTCAGATAGCTTTAGCTCCGATACTTGACTCAATTAATCGGCTCAAATTGATTGATGTTGATCCAAATGATCGTTATGAGAAAATAGAACTTGTAGACAATGATGttcctgataattttttttattcattggaAGAAGACGATAAGAAAAATATCCCTAAACTACAAATGGATGATGACGATCAAAAATCTGAAATAGGGAGTGGCTCTATGCCTGGAAGTCCATCTGTGGAAGACATTGTGGACTTGAAACCAAATATTGAGGAATTGAATATAGAATcgaatatttctaattaa
- the LOC121123125 gene encoding superoxide dismutase [Cu-Zn]: MAKAVCVLKGEKVNGTIFFKQEKEGGEVHVTGKLEGLSEGLHGFHVHEFGDNTNGCTSAGPHFNLDKCSHGGPTEGKGSRHTGDLGNVTAGNDGVANVDIKDSFISLSGASGVLGRTVVIHADVDDLGKGGHELSSTTGNAGARSACGVIGIAK, from the exons ATGGCTAAGGCAGTTTGTGTTCTCAAGGGTGAAAAGGTCAATGGAACTATTTTCTTTAAGCAAGAAAAG GAAGGGGGAGAAGTTCATGTGACTGGAAAGTTGGAGGGTCTCTCCGAGGGACTCCACGGATTTCACGTCCATGAATTTGGTGATAATACCAATGGTTGTACCTCAGCCGGACCGCACTTTAATTTGGACAAATGCAGCCATGGGGGCCCAACAGAGGGCAAAGGATCTCGCCACACTGGGGATTTAGGGAATGTCACGGCAGGAAATGACGGAGTTGCAAATGTAGATATCAAGGACAGCTTTATTTCTCTCAGTGGAGCCAGTGGGGTTCTTGGAAGAACTGTGGTCATCCATGCGGATGTGGATGATCTTGGCAAGGGAGGCCATGAGTTGAGTAGTACCACTGGAAATGCTGGGGCGAGATCTGCCTGTGGTGTCATTGGAATTGCCAAATAG
- the Sod2 gene encoding superoxide dismutase [Mn], mitochondrial translates to MSVASLCLRNVSKRLASSSLIQRGKHTLPDLPYDYGALEPVICAEIMQLHHSKHHQTYVNNYNVAEEKLSDAVAKGDASTIISLQGALKFNGGGHLNHSIFWTNLTPGGSGEPEGELLNLIKRDFGSLDAMKDKLSASTVAVQGSGWGWLAYCKNEKKLKVATCPNQDPLEATTGLVPLFGIDVWEHAYYLQYKNVRPDYVKAIFNIANWKNVAERLAAASK, encoded by the exons ATGTCTGTGGCTTCACTTTGCTTGAGAAATGTCTCCAAGAGACTTGCGTCTTCCTCGTTGATTCAGAGAGGAAAACACACTTTGCCAGATCTTCCATATGATTATGGAGCATTGGAGCCTGTCATTTGCGCAGAGATCATGCAGCTTCATCATTCCAAGCATCATCAAACCTATGTCAACAATTATAACGTAGCTGAGGAAAAATTATCTGATGCCGTTGCTAAAG gTGATGCATCTACCATTATTTCCCTTCAAGGAGCACTCAAATTCAACGGAGGCGGCCACCTTAATCACTCCATCTTTTGGACCAACCTGACACCAGGTGGTTCCGGTGAACCCGAAGGAGAACTCCTCAATTTAATTAAACGGGATTTTGGTTCCCTTGACGCCATGAAAGACAAATTATCTGCATCAACAGTTGCTGTTCAAGGCTCTGGATGGGGTTGGTTGGcttattgtaaaaatgaaaagaaattaaaggTTGCCACTTGTCCTAACCAAGATCCTCTTGAGGCCACAACAGGCCTTGTTCCACTCTTTGGAATCGATGTTTGGGAGCATGCATACTACttacaatacaaaaatgttCGCCCTGATTATGTTAAAGCCATATTTAATATTGCTAACTGGAAAAATGTTGCGGAGAGGCTGGCTGCTGCATCCAAATga